In Isoptericola jiangsuensis, the following proteins share a genomic window:
- a CDS encoding substrate-binding domain-containing protein — MSARTHRRHRMIAVPAALAASALLLTACVSNEPAEEESEGDSMSEESVASSDNDAPGDPVVIGFSAPAADHGWMGAITSAAEAEAENYDDVELRVAEGTNDVNVQISQIEGFIADGVDAIVLLPFDGAALTDVAIEAMEAGIPVINVDREFSDPFAARTTVLGDNYGMGVSAGQYICGELGDQPDAVVAEIQGIASLPLTQDRSQGFADALADCGLDVDNQVSAEFTVQSGESVTANLLQAAPQIDAIWNHDDDQGVGVLQAIENAGRDEFFLVGGAGSANMMREIESGDSVVQATVIYPATQAADGIKLARLVAHEKSMSDLESSNVPRTVQLFAPVVTADNVADYLPNAFES, encoded by the coding sequence ATGTCCGCACGTACGCACCGCCGCCACCGCATGATCGCCGTCCCCGCCGCGCTCGCCGCCTCGGCCCTGCTCCTGACCGCCTGCGTCAGCAACGAGCCCGCCGAGGAGGAGTCCGAGGGCGACTCCATGAGCGAGGAGAGCGTCGCCTCGTCCGACAACGACGCCCCGGGCGACCCGGTCGTCATCGGGTTCTCGGCTCCCGCCGCCGACCACGGCTGGATGGGTGCCATCACCTCGGCCGCCGAGGCCGAGGCCGAGAACTACGACGACGTCGAGCTCCGGGTCGCCGAGGGCACCAACGACGTCAACGTCCAGATCAGCCAGATCGAGGGCTTCATCGCCGACGGCGTGGACGCCATCGTGCTCCTGCCCTTCGACGGCGCCGCGCTCACCGACGTCGCGATCGAGGCCATGGAGGCCGGCATCCCGGTCATCAACGTCGACCGCGAGTTCTCCGACCCGTTCGCCGCCCGCACGACCGTGCTCGGCGACAACTACGGCATGGGCGTCTCGGCCGGCCAGTACATCTGCGGGGAGCTCGGCGACCAGCCGGACGCGGTCGTCGCGGAGATCCAGGGCATCGCTTCCCTCCCGCTCACCCAGGACCGCAGCCAGGGCTTCGCGGACGCGCTCGCCGACTGCGGGCTCGACGTGGACAACCAGGTGTCGGCCGAGTTCACCGTCCAGAGCGGTGAGTCGGTGACGGCGAACCTGCTGCAGGCCGCCCCCCAGATCGACGCCATCTGGAACCACGACGACGACCAGGGCGTCGGCGTCCTCCAGGCGATCGAGAACGCCGGCCGTGACGAGTTCTTCCTCGTGGGCGGCGCGGGCTCCGCGAACATGATGCGGGAGATCGAGAGCGGCGACTCCGTCGTCCAGGCCACCGTCATCTACCCGGCGACCCAGGCCGCCGACGGCATCAAGCTCGCCCGCCTGGTCGCGCACGAGAAGAGCATGAGCGACCTCGAGTCGTCGAACGTGCCCCGCACCGTCCAGCTGTTCGCCCCCGTGGTGACGGCCGACAACGTCGCGGACTACCTGCCCAACGCGTTCGAGTCCTGA
- a CDS encoding ABC transporter permease encodes MSEQQTSSNPAADTSKSAAGRRRGFSSLSGGTVRNVGLVVALLLLCLVGFLTGGERFASLTNLTIILSLASVTGVMAIGMTFVITTGGIDLSVGSVLGLTTVWASTLATQNMADQYGWIVMVGCALAVGLAAGLINGVIIAYGNVVAFIATLAMLVAARGLAELIANRRTQIVDQPSFEDTFQGDLLGVPKIVWIFALVVVAGWFLLNRTTFGRRTVAVGGNPEAARLAGIKVKRHLMYVYGLSGLTAGVAGVMLLARTGAGSSTNGLLLELDVIAAVVVGGTLLAGGRGSIVGTVIGVLIFATLTNVFIINNIDSSVQQIARGAIIVGAVLLQQRISRPSRSS; translated from the coding sequence GTGAGCGAGCAGCAGACGTCGTCGAACCCGGCGGCGGACACATCGAAGTCGGCGGCCGGTCGCCGCCGCGGGTTCAGCAGCCTGTCCGGCGGCACGGTCCGCAACGTGGGCCTGGTCGTCGCGCTCCTCCTGCTGTGCCTCGTCGGGTTCCTCACGGGTGGTGAACGCTTCGCCAGCCTGACGAACCTCACGATCATCCTGAGCCTCGCCTCGGTGACCGGCGTGATGGCCATCGGCATGACCTTCGTCATCACCACCGGCGGCATCGACCTGTCGGTCGGCTCCGTCCTCGGGCTGACGACCGTCTGGGCCTCGACGCTGGCCACCCAGAACATGGCCGACCAGTACGGCTGGATCGTCATGGTCGGCTGCGCGCTCGCCGTCGGGCTCGCCGCCGGGCTCATCAACGGGGTGATCATCGCGTACGGCAACGTGGTGGCGTTCATCGCCACCCTCGCGATGCTCGTCGCGGCCCGCGGCCTGGCCGAGCTCATCGCGAACCGGCGGACGCAGATCGTCGACCAGCCGTCGTTCGAGGACACGTTCCAGGGCGACCTGCTGGGCGTGCCGAAGATCGTGTGGATCTTCGCGCTCGTCGTGGTCGCGGGCTGGTTCCTGCTCAACCGCACGACGTTCGGCCGCCGCACGGTCGCCGTCGGCGGCAACCCGGAGGCGGCCCGCCTGGCCGGCATCAAGGTCAAGCGCCACCTCATGTACGTCTACGGGCTCTCCGGCCTCACGGCGGGCGTCGCCGGGGTGATGCTGCTCGCCCGCACCGGCGCGGGCTCCTCCACCAACGGCCTGCTCCTCGAGCTCGACGTGATCGCCGCGGTCGTCGTCGGCGGCACGCTGCTCGCCGGTGGACGCGGCTCGATCGTGGGCACCGTCATCGGCGTCCTGATCTTCGCGACGCTCACCAACGTCTTCATCATCAACAACATCGACAGCTCGGTGCAGCAGATCGCCAGGGGCGCGATCATCGTCGGCGCCGTGCTCCTCCAGCAGCGCATCTCCAGGCCGTCGCGATCGAGCTGA